One stretch of Cygnus atratus isolate AKBS03 ecotype Queensland, Australia chromosome 26, CAtr_DNAZoo_HiC_assembly, whole genome shotgun sequence DNA includes these proteins:
- the ABHD8 gene encoding protein ABHD8 — protein sequence MLNSITDGLLCCLMGKTTNAVGPLDSVESGNGYSFMEVKPGRILRVRHSTPSRPAAEPPEESQAGGAERGTVHCKRKITLYRNGQLVIENLGDAVRSEILHCHNGSAEPNSTVELELSELAGQAPAGTPGAGTPGAGTPGSGARDAAAAPAKRRKRKPKKVINIDCKKQITSCKGTHGDVVLFFIHGVGGSLDIWKEQLDFFTKLGYEVVAPDLAGHGCSSAPQIAAAYTFYALAEDMRAVFKRYAKKRNILIGHSYGVSFCTFLAHEYPDLVHKVIMINGGGPTALEPSLCSIFNMPTCVLHCLSPCLAWSFLKAGFARQGAKEKQLLKEGNAFNVSSFVLRAMMSGQYWPEGDEVYHAELAVPVLLVHGMHDKFVPVEEDQRMAEILLIAFLKVIDEGSHMVMMECPETVNTLLHEFVLWEPETPAGDGQGEKK from the exons ATGCTGAACAGCATCACCGATgggctcctctgctgcctgaTGGGCAAGACGACCAACGCCGTGGGGCCGCTGGACAGCGTTGAGTCCGGCAACGGCTACAGCTTCATGGAGGTGAAGCCGGGGAGGATCCTGCGGGTCCGGCACAGCACGCCGAGCCGCCCGGCCGCCGAGCCGCCCGAGGAGTCGCAGGCAGGGGGCGCGGAGCGAGGCACGGTGCACTGCAAGCGCAAGATCACCCTGTACCGCAACGGGCAGCTGGTGATCGAGAACCTGGGGGACGCCGTCCGCTCCGAGATCCTGCACTGCCACAACGGCTCGGCGGAGCCCAACAGCACCGTGGAGCTGGAGCTCTCCGAGCTGGCCGGCCAAGCCCCCGCCGGCACGCCGGGAGCTGGCACGCCGGGAGCTGGCACGCCGGGATCCGGCGCCCGTGACGCAGCCGCGGCCCCCGCCAAGCGTCGGAAGCGCAAGCCTAAGAAAGTCATCAACATCGACTGCAAGAAGCAGATCACGAGCTGCAAAGGCACGCACGGCGACGTCGTCCTCTTCTTCATCCACGGCGTGGGCGGCTCGCTGGACATCTGGAAGGAGCAGCTGGACTTCTTCACCAAGCTGGGCTACGAGGTGGTGGCTCCCGACCTGGCCGGCCACGGCTGCAGCTCGGCCCCCCAAATCGCCGCCGCCTACACCTTCTACGCGCTGGCAGAGGACATGAGGGCCGTCTTCAAGCGCTACGCCAAGAAGAGGAACATCCTCATAGGGCACTCGTACGG GGTCTCCTTCTGCACCTTCCTAGCCCACGAGTACCCAGACCTGGTCCATAAAGTGATCATGATCAATGGAGGGGGCCCGACGGCGCTGGagcccagcctctgctccaTCTTCAACATGCCCACCTGCGTGCTGCACTGCCTGTCCCCGTGCCTGGCCTGGAGCTTCCTCAA GGCTGGCTTCGCTCGCCAGGGTGCCaaagagaagcagctgctgaaggaaggCAACGCCTTCAACGTGTCCTCCTTCGTGCTGCGCGCCATGATGAGCGGGCAGTACTGGCCCGAGGGCGACGAGGTTTACCACGCGGAGCTGGCCGTGCCCGTGCTGCTGGTGCACGGCATGCACGACAAGTTCGTGCCGGTGGAGGAGGACCAGCGCATGGCCGAG ATCCTGCTGATCGCCTTCCTGAAGGTGATCGACGAGGGCAGCCACATGGTGATGATGGAGTGTCCCGAGACGGTCAACACCCTGCTCCACGAGTTCGTCCTGTGGGAGCCCGAGACGCCAGCCGGGGACGGGcaaggagagaagaaataa
- the MRPL34 gene encoding 39S ribosomal protein L34, mitochondrial, translated as MAAGLGLLWPRAAGGSFLLLRRVAAAPFQLRAVSVLSRSREQPLGLAGPVPSWSLQQVRLKARGNEYQPNNRKRKRTHGWIKRISAPAGIEVILRRMLKGRKSLSH; from the exons ATGGCGGCGGGCCTGGGCCTGCTGTGGCCGCGGGCCGCCGGCGGCAG TTTTCTCCTCCTGCGGCGCGTCGCGGCCGCTCCCTTCCAGCTCCGGGCGGTGTCCGTCCTGTCAAGGTCCCGGGAGCAGCCCCTCGGCCTCGCCGGCCCGGTGCCCTCCTGGAGCCTGCAGCAGGTTCGCCTCAAGGCGCGGGGGAACGAGTACCAGCCCAACAACCGCAAGCGCAAACGGACCCACGGCTGGATCAAGCGCATCAGCGCACCGGCAGGCATCGAGGTTATCCTCCGACGCATGCTGAAGGGCAGGAAGTCCCTGAGCCACTGA
- the DDA1 gene encoding DET1- and DDB1-associated protein 1 isoform X2: MADFLKGLPVYNKSNFSRFHADSVCKASNRRPSVYLPTREYPSEQIIVTEKTNILLRYLHQQWDKKNAAKKRDQEQVEIEGENSAPPRKIARTDSQDMNEDT, encoded by the exons ATG GCAGATTTTTTGAAAGGATTACCGGTCTACAACAAAAGCAACTTCAGCAGATTCCATGCGGACTCTGTATGTAAAGCATCA AACAGAAGACCGTCGGTATACCTTCCCACGAGAGAATACCCGTCTGAACAAA TTATagtaacagaaaagacaaatataCTTTTGCGTTACTTACATCAGCAGTGGGACAAAAAG AATGCAGCAAAGAAGAGAGATCAAGAGCAAGTGGAAATAGAAGGTGAGAATTCGGCGCCACCACGGAAAATCGCTCGGACAGACAGCCAGGATATGAACGAGGACACTTAA
- the DDA1 gene encoding DET1- and DDB1-associated protein 1 isoform X1 — protein sequence MLWFVLVRGSCWCRRGAELPFRAHPRHLHARRGLADFLKGLPVYNKSNFSRFHADSVCKASNRRPSVYLPTREYPSEQIIVTEKTNILLRYLHQQWDKKNAAKKRDQEQVEIEGENSAPPRKIARTDSQDMNEDT from the exons ATGTTGTGGTTTGTGCTGGTCCGTGGATCCTGCTGGTGTCGGCGTGGTGCAGAGCTTCCTTTCAGAGCTCACCCGCGTCACCTGCATGCCAGGAGAGGTTTG GCAGATTTTTTGAAAGGATTACCGGTCTACAACAAAAGCAACTTCAGCAGATTCCATGCGGACTCTGTATGTAAAGCATCA AACAGAAGACCGTCGGTATACCTTCCCACGAGAGAATACCCGTCTGAACAAA TTATagtaacagaaaagacaaatataCTTTTGCGTTACTTACATCAGCAGTGGGACAAAAAG AATGCAGCAAAGAAGAGAGATCAAGAGCAAGTGGAAATAGAAGGTGAGAATTCGGCGCCACCACGGAAAATCGCTCGGACAGACAGCCAGGATATGAACGAGGACACTTAA